GTTGAAGAAGCCAATGTGGATGCTGAAAATTTAACAAAATGGGAAATCTTCAAAAAATATTTACTAACGAATCCTTATATTTGGGTGTTATGTGTAGCTAATGTCTTTGTTTATATCGTACGGATTGGCATCGATAACTGGGCGCCATTATATGTGACAGAGCATTTGAATTTTTCACAAGAAGCCGCAGCTCAAACGATTTTCTACTTTGAGATGGGTGCGTTGATCGGGTGTTTAGCTTGGGGCTATATATCAGATTTATTGAAAGGTCGTCCAGCTTTAGTAGCTACTGTGAGTACAATTTTATTACCGATCGGAATTATTGGGTATCAATTGGGAACAACAGAATTTGTAATCAATGCCTCATTATTCATGCTAGGGATGATGGTTTTTGGTCCACAATTATTGATTAATTTATCAATGCTAGGATTCGTACCGAAAAAAGCAACAGTTGTTTCAGGAGGATTATTAGGGGCATTCGCCTATCTGTTTGGAGATTCAATGGCGAAAATTCTTTTGGCTAAGATCTCTGATCCGTCAAAAGATGGGGTAAATTTCTTTGGACATGTCCTGCATGGTTGGAATGATACCTTTATCATCTTTTACATTTCGATCGTGATCATTGCTGTTCTTTTAGGCATTGTTGCACTGGCAGAAGAAAAAAGAAGAAAAAAAGTAAATTCATAAAGGTGGAATAGACAAATGAACGTACAAATTACGAATTTTAGGGATTTAGGCGGGATTAAAAATAAAGAAGGTAAAACGGTCAAAGCCAAAAAACTATTGCGCTCGGGTCATTTGGTAAATTTAGATCAGGAAACGCAGACTACTTTGGTTGACGAGTTTAATCTAACCAGGATCATCGATTTTAGACGAGAATTTGAGATCAGTGAAGCACCAGATACACCGATTGAAGCTGTGGAGTATGTCAATTTAGATCTCCTTGGAAAAATGAATGCTAAAAATTCAAGTTTAGCTGATTTTGCTAAATTAAAATCAATCGAAGCGGTCGACAAGCATATGCTAGGTGTTTATGAGGATCTGATCTTGAATCCGGGGGCTCAAGAAGGGTTTACGGAATTTATGGAGTACATTTTAGCAAATAAAAATGGCGCAACGATTTTCCACTGTTTTGCTGGTAAAGACCGAACGGGCTATGCTTCAGCATTATTGCTATTGTTATTAGATGTAGAAAAGGAAGAAATCTACAAAGACTTTCTAATTACAAATACTGAAAGAAAACAAGCGAATGATGAATTAGTGCAGCAATTTAGAGAGCAGGGTTTCAATGAAGAACAGCTTGACTCTTTAGCGACAGCACTTTATGTAAAAGAAGAGTATTTGGATCATGCCTTTCATTTAATTGAGAAAAATTTTGGTACAGCAGAAAAATATGCGGCCAAATGTTTGAATTTTGACCTAGAAAAACTTTCTGAATTAAGAAGTATCTATTTAACTGACGAATAAAGTGTCATTTGTCATCCTTGTTTGTTCTTGCTATAATGGGCTTAAATGATAAGGAACGGACAATGAGTATGGATAAAGAAAAACAACAACTTAGTATTGAAGTTGCAAGACTCTACTATCAATCTTCACTTAGTCAGCAGGAAATAGCTGAAAAATTAAATGTTTCACGTCCGACGATTTCGCGGTTACTGAATTATGCGAAAGAAAAAGGCTACGTTCAAATCACGATCTTTGACCCTTTTTCTGATTTATTTGAAATCGAAAAAAAGTTGAAAGAAAAATATGGACTAGCAGAAGTTCATGTAGCTTTTTCACCAGATCCCAACTACAATTCTATTTCTGAATACTTGACAGCGTATGCAGCTGAATACCTTGAAGATACAATCAAAAATGGGGATATCATCGGCGTTAGTTGGGGGACAACAATGCATAAGACTGTTTCTAAGATGAGCCGGATGGATGTCAAAGGCGTAGAAGTTGTTCAGTTGAAAGGCGGAATTGCTTACTTTGATGTTAACAATTATGCATTTGAGACGATTACACTATTTGCTGAGATTCTCAATACAAAAGCAAGAACATTTCCTTTGCCAGTTATTTTAGATAGTAAGCAAGCGAAGGACTTGGTCGTTAAAGATCGTCATATCAGTAAAGTCATCGAATTAGGCAGACAGGCAAACATTGCAGTCTTTACTGTTGGAACAGTTCAAAGCGAATCACTGCATTTTCGTTTGGGCTATTTTACCGAGCAAGAAGAAAAATCGCTCAAAGCCAATGCAGTTGGTGATATCTGTTCTAGATTCTTTAATGAAGATGGGAAAATCAGTGACGAAGAAATCAATGGTCGTACGATCGGGATTGAACTTGAAGAGCTTAAGACCAAAGAAAAATCTATTCTAATTGCTGGTGGAGATCGCAAAATTAAAGCCATTCATGGGGCGTTAGTTGGCGGATATGCCAACGTTTTACTGATCGATAAATTTACAGCCATGAAACTGTTAAGTCACTAATTATATTTGGGAAACGGAGTAGACATTATTTTCTACTCTTTTATAAATAGCTAATATGAACGAAATTTCATTTTAATAGAACGAAATTTCTGAAAGGGAGACTACAATGAACGTAAACAAAATGATCGACCATACTTTATTAAAACCAGAAGCAGACGAGGCAGCATTATTAACATTACTCGAAGAGGCAAAAAAATATGAATTTGCATCAGTATGTGTGAATCCATATTGGGTAGCTTTGGCAAGTAAAGAATTAGCTGGTACGTCAGTTGAAATATGTACAGTTATCGGATTTCCTCTAGGCGCAAATACAACGGCAACAAAAGCTTTTGAAGCAGCAGATGCTATTAAAAATGGCGCAACAGAAGTTGATATGGTTATTAATGTTGGTGCACTAAGATCAGGTGATGAAGAAACTGTGTTAAAAGATATCGAAGCCGTTGTCAAATCAGCTCAAGGGAAAGCTTTAGTCAAAGTGATTCTTGAAAATTGTCTGTTAACAGACAGAGAAATCGCTACTGCTTCTAAGCTTTCTGTTCAAGCAGGTGCAGATTTTGTTAAAACATCAACCGGTTTTTCAACGGGAGGTGCAACAATCAAAGATGTTGCCTTGATGCGTAAAACAGTTGGCCCAACGATTGGTGTAAAAGCATCAGGTGGTGTTCGGACAGTCGAAGATGCCAAAGCAATGATTCATGCTGGCGCATCAAGACTAGGAGCAAGTTCCAGTGTCGCTATAGTCGATGGATCAATGAAAGATACTACAGGCGGCTATTAAAATTTATACAATAGAGATTGCGAGGTACAAAATATGAGAATGGTTGATATCATTGAAAAAAAACGAAATGGTCATGAACTGAGTAAAGCAGAGATTGAATTTTTTGTTGAAGGTTTAACAGATGGAACCATTCCTGATTATCAGGCAAGTGCTTTTTTAATGGCTGTTTATTTTCAGGACATGTCGGATAAAGAACGAGCTGATTTAACATTGGCTATGGTCCATTCAGGTGATGTAATTGATTTATCGGACATTGAAGGTATAAAAGTCGATAAACATTCAACAGGTGGTGTTGGTGATACGACGACGCTAGTTTTAGCACCGTTAGTTGCAGCACTTGATATTCCTTTTGCAAAAATGTCGGGGCGTGGCTTAGGTCACACAGGCGGCACAATCGATAAGTTGGAAGCCTTTGAAGGATTCCATGTAGAATTGACAGATACTGAATTTACTGAAATGGTCAATCGCGATAAAATTTCAGTGATCGGTCAATCGGGTAATCTAACACCCGCAGATAAAAAGCTCTATGCTTTACGGGACGTTACAGCAACCGTTAGTTCAATTCCTTTGATTGCAAGCTCAATCATGAGTAAGAAAATCGCAGCAGGTGCAGATGCGATTGTTTTAGATGTTAAGACAGGTGCAGGTGCATTTATGAAAACCGAGAAAGAGGCAGCTGAACTTGCTTCTGCAATGGTTAGAATCGGCAATCTAGTAGGTAGAAATACGATGGCGATCATTTCTGATATGTCACAACCATTGGGAAATGCAATCGGTAATTCATTAGAAGTGCAAGAAGCAATCGATACATTGCATGGAAATGGACCAGCAGATTTAACTGAATTGGTTTTGACGTTAGGTAGTCAAATGGTCGTGCTTTCAGGTAAGACAGATTCTTTAGCAACAGCGAGAGAAATGTTAAAAGGTGTAATCAAAGATGGTTCAGCCTTAGTGAAATTCAAACAATTTATCAAAAACCAAGGGGGCAATCCTGAGTGGGTCGATGATCCTAAATTATTGCCGCAGGCTAACTTTGAGATAGAAGTTGTTTCCGATTCAGATGGTTTTGTTTCAGAAATCGTTGCGGACAACATTGGTGTAGCCGCAATGAAACTGGGAGCAGGTCGTGAAACAAAGGAAGATGAGATTGATTTAGCTGTTGGGTTGATTTTAAGAAAAAAAGTTGGCGATCCAGTGAAAAAAGGGGACAGTTTAGTCACGATTTTTGCCAATCAACAAGATGTTGAGGATGTTGTAGCGATGATCAAAGAGAATATCCGTATTGGGTTAGATGTTCAAGAGAGTAAATTGATTTATCGTGAGATCCATAATTAGTCTAAGCAATT
The Enterococcus silesiacus DNA segment above includes these coding regions:
- a CDS encoding antiporter, encoding MNAVVGNMNRPTLAEQRKQWFKEFMKPFLVVVVIYITMYMIRNNFKAAQPLLKSQLGLTTTDLGYIGFVFSIVYGFGKFIVGYIVDGKNTKKILSILLLLSSITVLCMGILFTMNNVPMGWIVVLWSLNGLFQCVGGPSCASVITQWTTRSNRGRYIGLWNASHNIGGGFAGIFAVWCATTFFKGQVAGMFIIPAIVAAVVAVGTFFIGKNRPEDLGWNSSEEIFGEPVEEANVDAENLTKWEIFKKYLLTNPYIWVLCVANVFVYIVRIGIDNWAPLYVTEHLNFSQEAAAQTIFYFEMGALIGCLAWGYISDLLKGRPALVATVSTILLPIGIIGYQLGTTEFVINASLFMLGMMVFGPQLLINLSMLGFVPKKATVVSGGLLGAFAYLFGDSMAKILLAKISDPSKDGVNFFGHVLHGWNDTFIIFYISIVIIAVLLGIVALAEEKRRKKVNS
- a CDS encoding RNA polymerase subunit sigma-70, with translation MDKEKQQLSIEVARLYYQSSLSQQEIAEKLNVSRPTISRLLNYAKEKGYVQITIFDPFSDLFEIEKKLKEKYGLAEVHVAFSPDPNYNSISEYLTAYAAEYLEDTIKNGDIIGVSWGTTMHKTVSKMSRMDVKGVEVVQLKGGIAYFDVNNYAFETITLFAEILNTKARTFPLPVILDSKQAKDLVVKDRHISKVIELGRQANIAVFTVGTVQSESLHFRLGYFTEQEEKSLKANAVGDICSRFFNEDGKISDEEINGRTIGIELEELKTKEKSILIAGGDRKIKAIHGALVGGYANVLLIDKFTAMKLLSH
- a CDS encoding 2-deoxyribose-5-phosphate aldolase (catalyzes the formation of D-glyceraldehyde 3-phosphate and acetaldehyde from 2-deoxy-D-ribose-5-phosphate) — translated: MNVNKMIDHTLLKPEADEAALLTLLEEAKKYEFASVCVNPYWVALASKELAGTSVEICTVIGFPLGANTTATKAFEAADAIKNGATEVDMVINVGALRSGDEETVLKDIEAVVKSAQGKALVKVILENCLLTDREIATASKLSVQAGADFVKTSTGFSTGGATIKDVALMRKTVGPTIGVKASGGVRTVEDAKAMIHAGASRLGASSSVAIVDGSMKDTTGGY
- the deoA gene encoding thymidine phosphorylase (Catalyzes the reversible phosphorolysis of thymidine, deoxyuridine and their analogues to their respective bases and 2-deoxyribose 1-phosphate) — protein: MRMVDIIEKKRNGHELSKAEIEFFVEGLTDGTIPDYQASAFLMAVYFQDMSDKERADLTLAMVHSGDVIDLSDIEGIKVDKHSTGGVGDTTTLVLAPLVAALDIPFAKMSGRGLGHTGGTIDKLEAFEGFHVELTDTEFTEMVNRDKISVIGQSGNLTPADKKLYALRDVTATVSSIPLIASSIMSKKIAAGADAIVLDVKTGAGAFMKTEKEAAELASAMVRIGNLVGRNTMAIISDMSQPLGNAIGNSLEVQEAIDTLHGNGPADLTELVLTLGSQMVVLSGKTDSLATAREMLKGVIKDGSALVKFKQFIKNQGGNPEWVDDPKLLPQANFEIEVVSDSDGFVSEIVADNIGVAAMKLGAGRETKEDEIDLAVGLILRKKVGDPVKKGDSLVTIFANQQDVEDVVAMIKENIRIGLDVQESKLIYREIHN